Proteins encoded within one genomic window of Amycolatopsis nigrescens CSC17Ta-90:
- the rpsP gene encoding 30S ribosomal protein S16 — protein sequence MAVKIKLQRLGKIRAPYYRIIVADARTRRDGRAIETIGKYHPKEEPSFIEVDSDRAQHWLKVGALPTEPVQRILEITGDWQKFKGLPGAEGTLKVAEPKPSKQDLFNAALAAAGDAPSTEATTPKKKAAPKKAEKAEKAEAGAADKAEKAEKAEKAETKSDEGDKAQA from the coding sequence GTGGCCGTCAAGATCAAGCTGCAGCGCCTTGGCAAGATTCGTGCGCCGTACTACCGCATCATCGTCGCCGACGCGCGGACCCGCCGGGATGGCAGGGCCATCGAGACGATCGGCAAGTACCACCCGAAGGAAGAGCCGAGCTTCATCGAGGTCGACTCCGATCGCGCGCAGCACTGGCTGAAGGTCGGTGCCCTGCCCACCGAGCCGGTCCAGCGCATTCTCGAGATCACCGGCGACTGGCAGAAGTTCAAGGGCCTGCCCGGTGCCGAGGGCACCCTGAAGGTGGCCGAGCCGAAGCCGTCGAAGCAGGACCTGTTCAACGCCGCGCTCGCCGCGGCCGGTGACGCGCCGTCGACCGAGGCCACCACGCCGAAGAAGAAGGCCGCCCCGAAGAAGGCGGAGAAGGCCGAGAAGGCTGAAGCGGGCGCCGCCGACAAGGCAGAGAAGGCCGAGAAAGCCGAGAAGGCCGAGACCAAGTCCGACGAGGGTGACAAGGCACAGGCGTGA
- the trmD gene encoding tRNA (guanosine(37)-N1)-methyltransferase TrmD, which translates to MRIDVVTIFPEYLDPLRAALLGRAIDRGLIKVDVHDLRGWTHDVHRAVDDAPYGGGPGMVMKPQVWGDALDEVTGPASRLVVPTPAGRPFTQAMAHEYAAEEHLVFACGRYEGIDQRVIDDAARRMPVDEVSIGDYVLVGGEAAVLVMVEAVVRLLPGVLGNPVSAEQDSFSDGLLEGPSYTRPEVWRELAVPDVLRSGNHALIDRWRRDQALERTARRRPELIGQLPEGSLDAHDLAVLGSLDEGPLRDEDERL; encoded by the coding sequence GTGCGCATCGACGTCGTCACGATCTTTCCCGAATATCTCGACCCCCTGCGGGCCGCCCTGCTCGGCCGCGCCATCGACCGCGGCCTGATCAAGGTGGACGTGCACGATCTCCGCGGCTGGACCCATGACGTGCACCGCGCGGTGGACGACGCGCCCTACGGCGGCGGGCCTGGCATGGTGATGAAGCCCCAGGTCTGGGGCGATGCGCTGGACGAGGTCACCGGGCCGGCCAGCAGGCTGGTGGTGCCCACCCCGGCCGGGCGCCCGTTCACCCAGGCGATGGCCCACGAGTACGCCGCCGAAGAGCACCTGGTGTTCGCCTGCGGCCGCTACGAGGGCATCGACCAGCGGGTGATCGACGACGCCGCCCGCCGAATGCCGGTGGACGAGGTGTCCATCGGCGACTACGTGCTCGTCGGCGGTGAGGCCGCGGTGCTGGTGATGGTCGAGGCCGTGGTCCGGCTGCTGCCCGGGGTGCTCGGCAACCCGGTGTCCGCGGAGCAGGACTCCTTCTCCGACGGGCTGCTCGAAGGCCCCAGCTACACCCGGCCCGAGGTCTGGCGGGAGCTCGCCGTGCCGGACGTGCTGCGTTCCGGGAACCACGCGCTGATCGACCGCTGGCGGCGTGACCAGGCACTGGAGCGCACCGCGCGGCGCCGCCCGGAGCTGATCGGACAACTGCCGGAAGGTAGCCTGGACGCCCACGACCTCGCGGTGCTCGGCTCCCTCGACGAGGGGCCGCTGCGAGATGAAGATGAACGTCTGTAA
- a CDS encoding CPBP family intramembrane glutamic endopeptidase, translating to MTASQPREPIPEADPPELPSAPDPPAVQPHRWGFGAFLLVEAVLLATAAFVSALLGQPPAGSPIPIRDVLVGTIAPTVIAALTAVLITRIRGNGPLADLRISWNRADVKVGLRLGVIGLVCTTVGAFVWTQVVGEQNASSAIGALVDDQRMSVSAAIVMFLYVWLLGPICEEVIYRGLLWGAVERLNWGAEKWGRLAAFLISTAVFAVSHLEPLRTTLLLVIAVPIGLARLFTGRLLGSVIAHQMNNFLPALAILLTALGVVTL from the coding sequence GTGACCGCATCACAGCCACGGGAGCCGATTCCGGAGGCGGATCCCCCCGAGCTGCCCTCGGCCCCCGATCCTCCCGCGGTCCAGCCGCACCGCTGGGGCTTCGGCGCCTTCCTGCTCGTCGAGGCGGTGCTGCTGGCCACCGCGGCCTTCGTCAGCGCCCTGCTCGGCCAGCCGCCGGCCGGCAGCCCGATCCCGATCCGGGACGTGCTGGTCGGCACCATCGCGCCGACCGTGATCGCCGCGCTGACCGCGGTGCTGATCACCAGGATCCGGGGCAACGGGCCACTGGCCGACCTGCGCATCTCCTGGAACCGGGCGGACGTCAAGGTGGGCCTGAGGCTGGGTGTGATCGGCCTGGTCTGCACCACCGTCGGCGCCTTCGTCTGGACGCAGGTGGTCGGTGAGCAGAACGCCAGCTCGGCCATCGGCGCGCTGGTCGACGACCAGCGGATGTCGGTTTCCGCGGCGATCGTGATGTTCCTCTACGTCTGGCTGCTCGGCCCGATCTGCGAGGAGGTCATCTACCGCGGACTGCTCTGGGGCGCGGTGGAGCGGCTCAACTGGGGCGCGGAGAAGTGGGGCAGGCTGGCCGCCTTCCTGATCTCCACGGCGGTGTTCGCGGTCAGCCACCTGGAGCCGTTGCGCACCACGTTGCTGCTGGTGATCGCGGTGCCGATCGGGCTGGCACGGCTGTTCACCGGCCGCCTGCTCGGCAGCGTGATCGCGCACCAGATGAACAACTTCCTGCCCGCGCTGGCCATCCTGCTCACCGCGCTCGGAGTGGTCACCCTCTAG
- a CDS encoding CPBP family intramembrane glutamic endopeptidase, translating to MDREQGDEPSAPPSAGAGLVLGAHWGFLAFFLGFGGYQLAALIMTAALSGRVNEFDPLELPEVGPLLLLAFVPNLLLGLAPALAARLWGPGFKATFRLLPTLRDLKVGLACGGFALLAGYLLNLLLLGVYGTDQLDDNPLTGLSEGLGDGTVWLVLAAVIVVAAAPLTEELLVRGALWNALAHYRVPGWVILILTSVIFAQLHGEPARTVALLAQGAAIGFARLTTGGVAAPLVAHAANNLPAALTLFAGG from the coding sequence GTGGATCGGGAGCAGGGGGATGAGCCGTCCGCTCCGCCGTCCGCTGGTGCCGGGCTGGTGCTCGGCGCGCATTGGGGCTTCCTGGCCTTCTTCCTCGGTTTCGGGGGCTACCAGCTCGCCGCGTTGATCATGACCGCGGCGCTTTCCGGCCGGGTGAACGAGTTCGACCCGCTCGAACTGCCGGAGGTGGGGCCGCTGCTGTTGCTGGCCTTCGTGCCCAACCTGCTGCTCGGCCTCGCGCCGGCGCTGGCCGCCCGGCTGTGGGGCCCGGGGTTCAAGGCGACCTTCCGGCTGCTGCCCACCCTCCGCGACCTCAAGGTCGGCCTGGCCTGCGGCGGATTCGCACTGCTCGCCGGCTACCTGCTGAACCTGCTCCTGCTCGGGGTGTACGGCACCGACCAGCTGGACGACAACCCGCTCACCGGCCTTTCCGAGGGCCTCGGGGACGGCACCGTCTGGCTGGTGCTGGCCGCGGTGATCGTGGTGGCCGCCGCCCCGCTGACCGAGGAGCTGCTGGTCCGGGGCGCGCTCTGGAACGCGCTGGCGCATTACCGGGTGCCCGGCTGGGTCATCCTGATCCTCACCTCGGTGATCTTCGCCCAGCTGCACGGCGAACCGGCCCGGACCGTCGCCCTGCTGGCGCAGGGAGCCGCCATCGGGTTCGCCAGGCTGACCACCGGCGGGGTAGCCGCTCCGCTGGTCGCGCACGCGGCGAACAACCTGCCCGCCGCGCTGACCCTGTTCGCGGGTGGCTGA
- the lepB gene encoding signal peptidase I, whose product MVEPVPSNAAEDEPERREADENAKSGGRHSRRRRKPKKQRSFWVELPILIVVAFVLAFVFQYFLARVYTIPSGSMETTLHGCTGCYGDKVLVDKIVYDFSDPTPGEVVVFKGPEPWTENDAPTERSDNAVVRFFQSIGSVVGLAPPDERDFVKRIIAVGGQTVQCCDANNRVIVDGKALDEPYIHWEELRPQQQARFDPVRVPEGMVWVMGDNRNDSMDSRYQGGGGERGAVPVDNIIGKARIIVLPPGRWGGVSDHNPQAAAQPAALGMSAPSWQQGVPIGFGLIAAWPTVAGGRRLGSLVRRAAERKS is encoded by the coding sequence GTGGTCGAACCTGTGCCCTCAAATGCAGCCGAGGACGAGCCTGAACGCCGTGAGGCGGACGAAAACGCCAAGTCGGGCGGTCGTCATTCCCGCCGGCGGCGCAAGCCCAAGAAGCAACGTTCGTTCTGGGTCGAGCTGCCGATCCTGATCGTGGTCGCCTTCGTACTGGCCTTCGTGTTCCAGTACTTTCTGGCCAGGGTGTACACGATCCCGTCGGGGTCGATGGAGACCACGCTGCACGGCTGCACCGGTTGCTACGGCGACAAGGTACTGGTCGACAAGATCGTCTACGACTTCAGCGACCCCACGCCCGGCGAGGTCGTCGTCTTCAAGGGCCCGGAGCCCTGGACCGAAAACGACGCACCGACGGAGCGGTCCGACAACGCCGTGGTCCGGTTCTTCCAGTCCATCGGCTCGGTGGTCGGCCTCGCCCCGCCGGACGAGCGCGACTTCGTCAAGCGGATCATCGCGGTGGGCGGTCAGACCGTGCAGTGCTGCGATGCGAACAACCGGGTCATCGTGGACGGCAAGGCGCTCGACGAGCCCTACATCCACTGGGAAGAGCTGCGCCCGCAGCAGCAGGCCAGGTTCGACCCGGTGCGCGTGCCGGAAGGCATGGTCTGGGTGATGGGCGACAACCGCAACGACTCGATGGACTCCCGCTACCAGGGCGGTGGAGGCGAGCGCGGCGCGGTGCCGGTGGACAACATCATCGGCAAGGCCAGGATCATCGTGCTGCCGCCAGGACGCTGGGGCGGGGTGAGCGACCACAACCCGCAGGCCGCGGCGCAACCCGCCGCGCTGGGCATGAGCGCGCCGAGCTGGCAACAGGGCGTCCCGATCGGTTTCGGGCTGATCGCCGCCTGGCCGACCGTCGCCGGCGGCCGTCGTCTCGGCTCGCTCGTGCGCAGGGCGGCCGAACGGAAGTCCTAG
- the rplS gene encoding 50S ribosomal protein L19 — protein sequence MNTLDALDAQSLRSDIPDFRPGDTLKVHVRVIEGNRERNQIFQGVVIRRQGGGIRETFTVRKVSFGVGVERTFPVHTPNIAKIEVFKRGDVRRAKLYYLRELRGKAAKIKERREAPSAS from the coding sequence ATGAACACCCTGGACGCCCTGGACGCTCAGTCGCTGCGTTCCGACATCCCGGACTTCCGCCCGGGCGACACGCTGAAGGTGCACGTCCGCGTCATCGAGGGCAACCGCGAGCGCAACCAGATCTTCCAGGGTGTCGTCATCCGCCGTCAGGGCGGTGGCATCCGGGAGACCTTCACCGTGCGCAAGGTTTCCTTCGGCGTCGGCGTGGAGCGCACCTTCCCGGTGCACACCCCGAACATCGCCAAGATCGAGGTCTTCAAGCGCGGTGACGTCCGCCGGGCGAAGCTGTACTACCTGCGCGAGCTCCGGGGCAAGGCCGCCAAGATCAAGGAACGCCGCGAAGCACCCTCTGCCTCCTGA
- a CDS encoding RNA-binding protein, translating to MSFLADSLEHLVRGIVDNPDDVRVELITTRRGRTLEVHVHPDDLGKVIGRGGRTATALRTVMGGIGGRGVRVDVVDTDR from the coding sequence GTGAGCTTCCTTGCCGATTCCCTCGAGCACCTGGTCCGCGGGATCGTCGACAACCCGGACGACGTCCGGGTCGAGCTGATCACCACCCGGCGCGGCCGCACCCTGGAGGTGCACGTGCACCCGGATGACCTGGGCAAGGTGATCGGGCGGGGTGGTCGTACCGCGACCGCCCTGCGCACCGTCATGGGCGGGATCGGTGGTCGCGGTGTCCGAGTGGACGTCGTGGACACCGATCGCTGA
- the rimM gene encoding ribosome maturation factor RimM (Essential for efficient processing of 16S rRNA), producing MEVVVGRIAKAHGIRGELAVDVRTDSPEQRFAIGSVLSTRLRDGSTRELTVAAARTHSGRLLVRFEQVLTRDVAETLRGALLLADTGDLPPTGDPDEFYDHELEGLRAELADGSLVGTVGEVLHSPGGELLSLEREGGTVLVPFVRAIVPVVDVAGGRVVLDPPEGLLDMS from the coding sequence ATGGAGGTCGTGGTCGGGCGGATCGCGAAGGCGCACGGGATCCGCGGCGAGCTCGCCGTGGACGTGCGCACCGATTCGCCCGAGCAGCGCTTCGCCATCGGTTCGGTGCTGAGCACCAGGCTGCGTGACGGCAGCACCCGTGAACTCACCGTGGCAGCCGCCCGCACGCACAGCGGGCGGCTGCTGGTGCGTTTCGAGCAGGTGCTCACCCGCGACGTCGCCGAGACCCTGCGCGGCGCGCTGCTGCTCGCCGACACCGGCGACCTGCCACCTACCGGCGACCCCGACGAGTTCTACGACCACGAGCTCGAAGGGCTACGCGCGGAACTGGCCGACGGCTCGCTGGTGGGCACCGTCGGTGAGGTGCTGCATTCCCCCGGTGGGGAACTGCTTTCACTGGAGCGCGAAGGCGGCACCGTGCTGGTGCCCTTCGTGCGGGCCATCGTGCCGGTGGTCGACGTGGCCGGGGGCCGGGTCGTGCTCGATCCCCCCGAGGGGCTGCTGGACATGAGCTGA